The following coding sequences are from one Sander lucioperca isolate FBNREF2018 chromosome 2, SLUC_FBN_1.2, whole genome shotgun sequence window:
- the LOC116050508 gene encoding immediate early response 3-interacting protein 1, producing the protein MAFTLYSLIQAAILCVNAVAVLHEERFLSKIGWGVDQTVGGFGDEPGVKVQLMNLVRSVRTVMRVPLIAVNAVCIVLLLLFG; encoded by the exons ATGGCTTTTACTTTGTACTCTCTTATTCAAGCAGCAATTCTGTGCGTCAATGCTGTCGCTGTATTACACGAAGAAAGATTTCTGAGTAAAA TTGGCTGGGGAGTAGACCAAACTGTCGGAGGTTTTGGTGATGAACCAGGCGTCAAAGTGCAGCTGATGAACCTTGTCCGTTCTGTGAGGACAGTGATGAGAG TGCCGTTAATTGCAGTGAATGCAGTCTGTATAGTGCTGCTGCTTCTGTTTGGATga